Within Amycolatopsis sp. FDAARGOS 1241, the genomic segment CTTTGTCGGGTTTGCCACTGGCATCCAGCCGGCCCGTGCCACCCGGTGCAGAGTTCCCTTCCATCCAGCGGATGCCGGCAGCGCCGCGAGACGCGCCGACCGGCCGGCCCCACCCCCTCCCAAGACCTCTCCGCGGTCGCCGCAAGCGGTCCGAGGCCGTTTTCGGCAGCCCTCCAGACCCCCGGATGGATCAGTCCGCAAAGGACACTCCGGAGCCCCCGCCAAGATCGCCTGACACCACTGGAGAAGCACGAATGCCGACCCGAGCTCGCACCAAAGCCCCTGGTAGAGAGGCACTCCGCGCGAACAATCGAACATCAGAGCGAAGAAAGCGACCGCTATTCCGGCCGTTCCCGAGTCCTCCGAAAGGGCAGACCGCAGACACGCCAACGGAAAAACCAAGGGTCCCGTTTGGACTTCTCCGCGTTATGGGTAATACTATTGAAGAGTTCGGCCGATGTGGCCGTGGACGAAGAGTTCTTCTTGGAGGACTGGAATGGCCAACAAGGCCCAGCTGATCGAGGCGCTGTCGGAGCGTCTGGGCGACAAAAAGGTTGCTTCGGAGGCCGTCGACGGTCTCGTCGACATCATCATCCGGACGGTCAACAAGGGCGAGAAGGTGAACATCACCGGGTTCGGTGTGTTCGAGAAGCGTGCCCGTGCCGCCCGCACCGCGCGCAACCCGCGCACCGGTGAGACGGTGCGGGTGAAGAAGACGAACGTGCCCGCGTTCCGGGCCGGGACCACGTTCAAGGACGTCATCTCCGGCACGAAGAAGCTGCCGAAGGCGACCGCGGTCAAGCGCGCCACCACGACCGCGACCCGGGCCACCGGCACCCGGGCCACCGCGTCGACCACCACCCGCACCACCGCGTCGCGGG encodes:
- a CDS encoding HU family DNA-binding protein; this translates as MANKAQLIEALSERLGDKKVASEAVDGLVDIIIRTVNKGEKVNITGFGVFEKRARAARTARNPRTGETVRVKKTNVPAFRAGTTFKDVISGTKKLPKATAVKRATTTATRATGTRATASTTTRTTASRATASRPAATRSTTTRTRATAAKPAATKTAAKPATTRAKASTTKTAAKPAAKTSTTKTAAKPAAKTTAAKKTTAKPAAKRTSAAKKK